From the genome of Bradyrhizobium elkanii USDA 76, one region includes:
- a CDS encoding ring-cleaving dioxygenase gives MNARGLHHVTAIIGDVQRAADFYAGVLGLRRIKKTVCYDDPGSYHVYYGDDVGNPGSVISTLAWNCVTPGMTGVGEVVQTAFRVAPDSLDMWVNRLSSSGIPNRLELSPFGERMLCFADPDGTVLSLVETWEKQPASTGPNFTADRALRGLHGVTLNVREEDETIDILQKVFDFQLVSQRNGAMRFVAHDGPGGTITLRMIGKSSRGRLGGGTIRHVAFRSRNFDDRSEMVEKLQSAYGIVVSDPIERTYLNAVGFRAPCGVLFEIATDGPGFAVDEAPERLGQQLQLPAFLEERRAELATILPPLA, from the coding sequence GTGAACGCACGGGGACTTCATCACGTCACAGCAATCATCGGCGACGTACAGCGCGCTGCGGACTTCTACGCGGGTGTGCTGGGGCTCAGGCGGATCAAAAAGACCGTCTGCTATGACGACCCCGGCAGTTACCATGTGTACTATGGCGACGACGTCGGCAATCCGGGCTCCGTGATAAGCACGCTCGCCTGGAATTGCGTGACGCCGGGGATGACCGGCGTCGGCGAGGTCGTGCAGACTGCCTTCCGGGTTGCCCCGGATTCACTCGATATGTGGGTGAATCGGCTCAGTTCCTCGGGAATCCCCAATCGATTGGAATTGTCGCCCTTCGGAGAGCGCATGCTCTGCTTTGCCGATCCAGATGGCACAGTGCTTTCGCTGGTCGAGACGTGGGAGAAGCAACCCGCCAGCACCGGCCCGAACTTCACGGCTGATCGTGCGCTGCGCGGTCTTCATGGTGTCACGCTGAATGTCCGCGAGGAGGATGAGACCATCGACATCCTTCAGAAGGTTTTCGATTTCCAACTTGTCTCTCAGAGAAACGGGGCCATGCGCTTCGTGGCTCATGACGGCCCGGGCGGAACGATCACCTTGCGCATGATCGGAAAGTCGTCGCGGGGGCGCCTCGGCGGTGGCACCATCCGGCACGTCGCCTTTCGATCCAGGAATTTCGACGATCGTTCGGAGATGGTCGAGAAACTTCAATCGGCGTACGGCATCGTGGTGAGTGATCCCATCGAGCGAACTTACCTGAACGCGGTAGGCTTTCGCGCGCCTTGTGGGGTGCTTTTCGAGATCGCGACCGACGGCCCTGGATTCGCAGTCGACGAGGCGCCGGAGCGGCTGGGCCAGCAACTTCAGCTTCCGGCCTTTCTCGAAGAACGCCGTGCCGAACTGGCGACGATCCTGCCACCGCTCGCTTGA
- a CDS encoding helix-turn-helix domain-containing protein, giving the protein MTNLMDNPQCEFKGPFDAVQYYVPRIALDEFAREHGAKPISTLKWSRDQRDPFLSTLSSVLLSAVEQDPTTNQLFIDQIGLSLLAHFAQTYGGMRPSERVSSGGLAPWQERRAKEIMRTRLASNLTIADVAAECKLTPSHFARSFRRSTGVAPHEFLSQLRIDEAKRLMLTTKLPLADIALICGFGDQSYFTRVFSRNVGTSPGAWRRARSEG; this is encoded by the coding sequence GTGACCAATCTGATGGACAATCCCCAGTGCGAGTTCAAAGGTCCGTTCGATGCGGTCCAATATTACGTGCCGCGGATTGCTCTGGACGAGTTCGCGCGCGAGCACGGGGCCAAGCCGATCTCGACGCTCAAATGGAGCAGGGATCAGCGTGATCCCTTCCTGTCGACGCTGTCCAGCGTTCTGCTCAGCGCGGTGGAGCAGGATCCGACGACCAATCAACTCTTCATCGACCAGATCGGCTTGAGCCTGCTCGCCCATTTCGCGCAGACCTATGGCGGCATGCGCCCGAGCGAGAGGGTTTCAAGTGGAGGCCTTGCCCCTTGGCAGGAGCGCCGCGCCAAGGAGATCATGCGGACACGGCTTGCCAGCAATCTCACGATCGCTGACGTTGCCGCGGAGTGCAAATTGACGCCCAGCCACTTCGCAAGATCATTCCGGCGCAGCACCGGGGTCGCTCCACACGAATTCCTCTCGCAGCTCCGGATCGATGAGGCCAAGCGCCTCATGTTGACCACGAAGCTGCCGCTGGCGGACATCGCGCTCATCTGCGGCTTTGGCGACCAGAGCTACTTCACCAGGGTGTTCTCCCGCAATGTCGGGACGAGCCCCGGAGCTTGGCGAAGGGCGCGATCCGAAGGCTGA
- a CDS encoding isochorismatase family protein produces the protein MGGRQGARGRPATGRSRLIVSGLLTEACVTFAVLSALSAGLEVYVVGDACGALTTASHELALGRMQAAGARPASWIQVLLEMQRDWTRHETYDGARAIIESHAGGYGIGLAYARDMIRPA, from the coding sequence GTGGGAGGACGACAAGGCGCGCGAGGCCGTCCTGCCACCGGTCGGAGCCGTTTGATCGTCTCAGGCCTGCTTACCGAGGCATGCGTAACGTTCGCCGTGCTTTCGGCACTGTCGGCCGGCCTGGAAGTCTACGTGGTCGGCGACGCCTGTGGAGCGCTTACGACAGCAAGCCACGAGTTGGCCCTCGGCCGGATGCAGGCCGCCGGCGCTCGCCCGGCGTCCTGGATCCAGGTCCTGCTCGAGATGCAGCGCGATTGGACAAGGCATGAAACCTACGATGGCGCACGCGCCATAATAGAGTCTCATGCAGGGGGATACGGGATCGGCTTGGCTTACGCTCGCGACATGATCCGACCGGCTTGA
- a CDS encoding alpha/beta fold hydrolase, with the protein MTTIHRTTCRANGIRQFYLEAGAGPPVILLHGFPETSFAWRFQIPALAPYYRVIAPDLRGYGETDKPSEGYDKRTMANDIVELLKTLGVGRVALVGHDRGARVATRLVKDHPDLVDRLVVMDNVPTRIVAREMNAKIAREYWFFMFHQIADLPEALIAGREYIWLRHFFSDWCHDPMTISGEAFETYVKSYSAPGAVRGAMSDYRASAEDVAQDIEDADKKVKCPVLSLWGEDFGAVGRLFDMKAVWSEMAENLSVAAIERCGHLPQEEQPEAVNKLLLDFLKGWSG; encoded by the coding sequence GTGACCACCATTCATCGGACGACGTGCCGGGCTAACGGCATCAGACAATTTTACCTCGAGGCCGGGGCCGGCCCACCGGTCATCCTGCTACACGGCTTCCCCGAGACCAGCTTCGCCTGGCGCTTTCAGATTCCGGCGCTCGCCCCCTACTATCGGGTGATAGCTCCGGATCTTCGCGGATACGGCGAGACCGACAAGCCGTCGGAAGGCTACGACAAGAGAACGATGGCCAACGACATCGTCGAGCTCCTGAAGACGCTCGGCGTGGGCCGCGTGGCACTGGTCGGGCACGATCGCGGCGCGCGGGTCGCGACCCGCCTCGTCAAGGATCACCCTGATCTGGTCGATCGCCTGGTCGTCATGGACAACGTTCCGACCCGCATCGTGGCGCGCGAGATGAACGCGAAGATCGCTCGCGAATACTGGTTCTTCATGTTCCACCAGATCGCCGACCTGCCGGAGGCCTTGATCGCAGGACGCGAATACATCTGGCTTCGCCACTTCTTTTCGGACTGGTGCCACGATCCGATGACGATCTCCGGCGAGGCGTTCGAGACCTACGTGAAGTCCTATAGCGCGCCAGGCGCCGTGCGGGGCGCGATGTCCGACTATCGCGCGAGCGCAGAAGACGTCGCTCAGGACATCGAGGACGCCGACAAGAAGGTCAAATGCCCCGTGCTTTCCCTTTGGGGTGAAGATTTCGGCGCCGTCGGCCGTCTCTTCGACATGAAGGCGGTCTGGAGCGAGATGGCTGAAAACCTCTCGGTGGCCGCGATTGAACGTTGCGGCCATCTTCCGCAGGAAGAACAGCCGGAAGCGGTCAACAAGCTTCTTCTCGATTTTCTGAAGGGCTGGAGCGGGTGA
- a CDS encoding isochorismatase family protein, with amino-acid sequence MAANPLHLLEPKDCALLLVDQQAGLAFGVGSIDRQVLLNNVVALAKTATVFGLPVVASTSATKVYSGPLMPAIKSALPGIEPIDRRSMNVWEDDKAREAVLPPVGAV; translated from the coding sequence ATGGCCGCGAATCCTCTTCATCTGCTCGAGCCCAAGGACTGCGCCCTGCTTTTGGTCGACCAACAAGCCGGTTTGGCCTTCGGAGTGGGTTCGATTGACCGGCAGGTTCTCTTGAACAATGTTGTTGCGCTCGCGAAGACCGCAACGGTGTTCGGCCTGCCGGTCGTCGCATCGACTTCGGCGACGAAGGTATACAGCGGGCCGCTGATGCCGGCGATCAAGTCGGCGTTGCCCGGCATTGAGCCGATCGACCGGCGCAGCATGAACGTGTGGGAGGACGACAAGGCGCGCGAGGCCGTCCTGCCACCGGTCGGAGCCGTTTGA
- a CDS encoding LysR family transcriptional regulator, which yields MDNRVGEMQVFLRVAEAGSYSEAARRLLMTPSTVSKLIGRIEARLGVRLFERSTRRLSLTSEGRTYQDKSVALLAELDSIERDISRGAATAGGTVRVNTTVAFGVLGLEPLLPAFWKAHPAIVVDISLSDEIVDMYLDRTDVAFRVGPLQASAMVARRIGVIKRRIVASPDYIDRLGKPETVDDLSRHNCLGFNFRRSAPVWPLKESGRIVDRAISGSLLANNAQSLRRMAIAGIGLARLADYHVRDDISAGRLVEVLEGTAGDEEQIHALYHGGPRLPFRVRAFLEFMCPRLTDFMEGRIHDDRQSVQASGGRIVASSARRSSRKAGS from the coding sequence ATGGACAATCGCGTAGGCGAAATGCAGGTTTTCCTTCGGGTGGCGGAAGCCGGGAGCTATTCGGAGGCGGCGCGTCGGCTGTTGATGACGCCGTCCACCGTCAGCAAGCTGATCGGAAGGATTGAAGCCAGGCTGGGCGTCAGACTGTTCGAGCGTTCGACGCGGCGGCTGTCGCTCACGTCCGAGGGACGGACCTATCAGGATAAGAGCGTTGCACTGCTGGCCGAGCTCGATAGCATTGAACGCGACATTTCGCGCGGGGCAGCGACGGCGGGCGGAACGGTCCGGGTCAATACCACGGTTGCCTTCGGCGTTCTTGGCCTAGAGCCCCTGCTCCCCGCCTTTTGGAAAGCTCACCCCGCGATCGTGGTCGACATCTCACTTTCCGACGAAATCGTCGATATGTATCTCGACCGGACCGATGTCGCCTTCCGGGTCGGCCCCTTGCAGGCCTCCGCGATGGTCGCCCGACGCATCGGGGTCATCAAGCGAAGGATCGTCGCGTCTCCAGACTACATAGATCGCCTGGGCAAGCCCGAGACAGTCGACGATCTCTCACGTCACAACTGCCTAGGATTCAATTTCCGGCGCTCTGCTCCGGTTTGGCCTTTGAAGGAGAGCGGACGAATCGTCGATCGGGCGATCAGCGGCTCGCTACTTGCGAATAACGCTCAGAGCCTGCGACGAATGGCAATCGCGGGCATCGGCCTGGCGAGGCTCGCCGACTATCACGTTCGTGACGATATTTCGGCCGGCCGGCTGGTCGAAGTGCTCGAGGGCACGGCGGGTGATGAAGAACAAATACACGCGCTTTATCACGGTGGACCCCGGCTGCCGTTTCGCGTGAGAGCATTTCTCGAATTCATGTGCCCACGACTGACCGATTTCATGGAAGGCCGGATCCACGATGATCGGCAGTCAGTTCAAGCGAGCGGTGGCAGGATCGTCGCCAGTTCGGCACGGCGTTCTTCGAGAAAGGCCGGAAGCTGA